A genomic segment from Castor canadensis chromosome 1, mCasCan1.hap1v2, whole genome shotgun sequence encodes:
- the Glyat gene encoding glycine N-acyltransferase has translation MFPLQGAQMLQMLEKSLIKSLPESLKVYGTVYHINHGNPFKLKALVDKWPDFNTVVIRPQEQDMTDDLDNYTNTYLIYSKDPQNCQKLLDSPEVINWKQHLQIQSSQSSLNEAIQNLTTIKSCKVERSENLLFMTSDSVKKLVPNLLDTANLSPTGGKPKAINEDMFKFSSVDVTHAALVDKLWLFGGNERSQKFIKRCIETFPSSCVLGPEGNLASWTLMDHTGEMRMGGTMPEYRAQGLVTYAIYLQGQLMDKLGFPSYSHVNKNNIAMQKMSYTLNHILMPCSWNQWKCVPL, from the exons ATGTTCCCATTGCAAGGTGCACAGATGTTGCAGATGCTGGAGAAATCCTTGATCAAGAGCCTTCCTGAATCCTTAAAG GTTTATGGTACTGTCTATCACATTAACCATGGAAATCCATTCAAGCTAAAGGCCCTAGTAGACAAGTGGCCTGATTTTAATACAGTTGTTATCCGCCCTCAGGAGCAG GATATGACAGATGACCTTGATAACTACACCAATACTTACCTCATCTACTCCAAGGACCCTCAAAACTGTCAGAAATTGCTTGACTCTCCAGAAGTCATCAACTGGAAACAGCACTTGCAGATTCAAA GTTCACAGTCCAGTCTGAATGAAGCAATACAAAATCTCACAACCATTAAATCTTGCAAAGTTGAACGCTCAGAAAATCTTCTCTTTATGACATCTGACTCAGTCAAGAAACTGGTTCCTAACCTGCTGGATACAGCAAATTTATCACCAACTGGTGGCAAGCCCAAGGCCAT CAATGAAGACATGTTTAAATTTTCATCTGTGGATGTTACCCATGCTGCCTTGGTAGACAAATTATGGCTTTTTGGTGGCAATGAAAGGAGCCAGAAATTCATTAAGCGCTGTATAGAGACTTTTCCAAGTTCCTGTGTCCTTGGACCTGAGGGGAACCTTGCATCCTGGACGCTAATGGATCACACTGGAGAGATGCGAATGGGAGGCACCATGCCTGAGTACCGGGCCCAGGGCCTTGTAACCTATGCTATTTACTTACAGGGCCAGCTTATGGACAAACTTGGTTTTCCTTCATATTCTCATGTAAACAAGAACAACATAGCAATGCAAAAAATGAGTTATACTCTGAACCATATCCTCATGCCCTGTAGTTGGAACCAGTGGAAGTGTGTGCCTCTGTAA